The following coding sequences lie in one Amycolatopsis cihanbeyliensis genomic window:
- a CDS encoding bile acid:sodium symporter family protein, whose translation MIHPLKHVSRFVDPYILAILGTVALASLLPARGVGTPVVDTGADVAVGLLFFLYGARLSPRAVADGMRHWRLHLVVFGSTFVLFPVLGLAAHALVPSVLTSELYIGLVFLCALPSTVQSSIAFTSIARGNVAAAICSASLSNLVGIVLTPVLVGLLLATRGGISAQPMLDIGVQLLLPFAAGQLSRRWIGEWITRNRRLLGYVDRGSILLVVYSAFSQGVQAGIWHQLPVPRLGALLAVSAVLLGLVLLSTSYAARWLGFDLEDQIAIVFCGSKKSLASGVPMAAVLFADQSVGLIVLPLMLFHQLQLMVCAALAKRYANARPALSPVPVAP comes from the coding sequence ATGATCCATCCGCTGAAACACGTGAGTCGCTTCGTCGACCCCTACATCCTGGCCATCCTCGGCACCGTCGCGCTCGCCTCCCTGCTACCCGCGCGGGGCGTGGGCACCCCGGTCGTCGACACCGGCGCCGACGTCGCGGTCGGCCTGCTGTTCTTCCTCTACGGCGCGCGGCTCTCCCCGCGCGCGGTCGCCGACGGCATGCGGCACTGGCGGCTGCACCTGGTGGTGTTCGGCAGCACCTTCGTGCTCTTCCCCGTGCTCGGCCTCGCCGCGCACGCGCTGGTGCCCTCGGTGCTCACCAGCGAGCTGTACATCGGGCTGGTGTTCCTGTGCGCGCTGCCCTCCACCGTGCAGTCCTCGATCGCCTTCACCTCCATCGCCAGGGGCAACGTCGCCGCCGCCATCTGCAGCGCCTCGCTGTCCAACCTGGTCGGGATCGTGCTCACCCCGGTGCTGGTCGGCCTGCTGCTGGCCACCAGGGGCGGCATCTCCGCGCAACCGATGCTGGACATCGGCGTACAACTGCTGCTGCCGTTCGCGGCCGGGCAGCTGTCCCGGCGCTGGATCGGGGAGTGGATCACCCGCAACCGCCGGCTGCTCGGCTACGTCGACCGCGGCTCGATCCTGCTGGTGGTGTACTCGGCGTTCAGCCAGGGCGTGCAGGCCGGGATCTGGCACCAGCTTCCGGTGCCGCGGCTCGGCGCCCTGCTCGCGGTCAGCGCGGTGCTACTCGGGCTGGTGCTGCTGAGCACCAGCTACGCCGCGCGCTGGCTCGGGTTCGACCTCGAGGACCAGATCGCGATCGTGTTCTGCGGCTCGAAGAAGAGCCTTGCCAGTGGGGTTCCGATGGCGGCGGTGCTGTTCGCCGACCAGAGCGTCGGGCTGATCGTGCTGCCGCTGATGCTGTTCCACCAGTTGCAGTTGATGGTCTGCGCCGCGCTGGCAAAGCGGTACGCCAACGCGCGGCCCGCGCTGTCCCCGGTGCCCGTGGCGCCATGA
- a CDS encoding FtsK/SpoIIIE domain-containing protein: MGKKAGEQRARVITALDQLRRQIGLALGAATNARKSAENQLAKLELEQSIVQAGIEHAAADPQVVERAKEPEMAGVFAWLDTVRKQFYGEWSDGPNRLRELVAASAPGAAGKPPGEWLGRVGTHSGVIAPELWRVGSATVDGGDAGRTPGTEMTFDVAVPLLDESHLSITSAPKTRPSIDALVENLLMRVLSTFEPGAVRVHLWDVGQLTAVLPNFYALSRTSALTVHDPTRLVDLLDELAGHIRRIHAHTMQAGYTSLQAMRRDTGRRVEPWRIAVLYGNGEELQPEQLRELKRVASGALAAGISLVLVDVPTALGGAVESISLLDERRAISSMTGSDLAVHLDRPLPAGQVGTAASRIAEALIAKQGGPRSFADLLPTEFGKQRSAWELRAPVGFYEGEPVEVVIGDASPHALIGGPSGSGKTNFLYALLGSLCARYSPDELALYLLDFKEGVSFAGLAPGRRDESWLPHARLVGVNVNTDREFGLALLRFLADELRRRSAAAKDHEVTHLAELREQDPEGHWPRIVAVIDEFQYLFAGRDTVTALATSLLEDIARRGRSQGIHLVLASQDVAGIEAFWGKPAVFEQCTLRIAMPKARRVLSETNQAAVAAPKWHAVVNHDSGVAHGNQLAHIPDASAKGVFPGLQQRLWERYATSHQRPRLFDGAHAPVLEESRAFGDLEHVARPKALLGQSIEVAESARGVELSGAPGRNVAVLGTTQKEALSIMNSAARSLARQYQPGEALFVLCCLVETCANAVTELSDRLAAEGHKVELVAPGELSARVHTLADDLSAVDSKRIVTLYGVDAALPALEQKSPGQASGLDQLRVLLKQGPTNGLHVLGWWRGVSRLKDTLGFTGTDDIGAWAALDVQGSELSPFCAGQVVHWSPRPGRALFFDRSTHSAPEVIIPFHQPDPGGDE; the protein is encoded by the coding sequence ATCGGAAAGAAGGCCGGCGAGCAACGCGCGCGGGTGATCACCGCGCTGGACCAGCTACGCAGGCAGATCGGTCTCGCGCTCGGCGCGGCGACCAACGCCAGGAAGTCGGCCGAGAATCAGCTCGCCAAGCTGGAACTGGAGCAGTCGATCGTCCAGGCCGGGATCGAGCACGCCGCGGCCGATCCGCAGGTCGTCGAGCGAGCCAAGGAACCGGAGATGGCCGGGGTGTTCGCCTGGCTGGATACGGTCCGTAAACAGTTCTACGGGGAATGGTCCGATGGGCCGAACCGGCTGCGCGAGCTGGTCGCGGCCAGTGCCCCCGGTGCCGCGGGCAAGCCGCCGGGCGAATGGCTCGGCCGGGTCGGCACGCACTCCGGGGTGATCGCCCCCGAACTGTGGCGGGTCGGCTCGGCCACCGTGGACGGGGGTGACGCCGGCCGCACCCCGGGGACCGAGATGACCTTCGACGTCGCGGTCCCGCTGCTGGACGAGTCGCATCTTTCCATCACCTCCGCGCCGAAGACCCGGCCGAGTATCGACGCGCTGGTGGAGAACCTGCTGATGCGCGTGCTCAGCACCTTCGAACCCGGCGCGGTTCGGGTGCACCTGTGGGATGTCGGGCAGCTCACCGCGGTGCTGCCGAACTTCTACGCGCTCAGCCGCACCAGTGCGCTCACCGTGCACGACCCGACCCGGCTGGTCGACCTGCTGGACGAGCTGGCCGGGCACATCCGGCGAATCCACGCGCACACCATGCAGGCCGGGTACACCTCGCTGCAGGCGATGCGCAGGGACACCGGGCGCAGGGTCGAGCCATGGCGGATCGCCGTGCTCTACGGCAACGGCGAGGAGTTGCAACCGGAGCAGCTACGTGAGCTGAAGCGGGTCGCCTCCGGGGCGCTCGCCGCGGGCATCTCGCTGGTCCTGGTGGACGTGCCGACCGCGCTCGGCGGAGCGGTGGAATCCATCAGCCTGCTCGACGAGCGCCGCGCGATCAGCAGCATGACCGGCTCCGACCTGGCGGTGCACCTGGACCGCCCGCTGCCGGCCGGGCAGGTCGGCACCGCGGCGAGCCGGATCGCCGAGGCGCTCATCGCCAAGCAGGGCGGCCCGCGTTCCTTCGCCGACCTGCTGCCGACCGAGTTCGGCAAGCAGCGGTCGGCGTGGGAGTTGCGGGCGCCGGTCGGGTTCTACGAGGGCGAGCCGGTGGAGGTGGTGATCGGCGACGCCAGCCCGCACGCACTGATCGGCGGGCCGAGCGGCTCCGGCAAGACCAACTTCCTGTACGCGCTGCTCGGCAGCCTGTGCGCGCGCTACTCACCGGACGAACTCGCGCTGTACCTGCTGGACTTCAAGGAGGGCGTGTCCTTCGCCGGGCTCGCGCCCGGCCGCAGGGACGAGAGCTGGCTGCCGCACGCCCGGCTGGTCGGGGTGAACGTGAACACCGACAGGGAGTTCGGCCTCGCCCTGCTGCGGTTCCTCGCCGACGAGCTGCGCAGGCGCTCGGCCGCGGCCAAGGACCACGAGGTGACCCACCTTGCCGAGTTGCGCGAGCAGGACCCGGAGGGGCACTGGCCGCGGATCGTCGCGGTGATCGACGAGTTCCAGTACCTGTTCGCCGGGCGGGACACGGTCACCGCGCTGGCCACCTCCCTGCTGGAGGACATCGCCCGGCGTGGCCGCTCGCAGGGTATTCACCTGGTGCTGGCCAGCCAGGACGTGGCCGGGATCGAGGCGTTCTGGGGCAAGCCCGCGGTGTTCGAGCAGTGCACGCTGCGGATCGCGATGCCGAAGGCGCGCCGGGTGCTTTCCGAGACGAACCAGGCCGCCGTGGCCGCACCGAAGTGGCATGCCGTGGTGAACCACGACTCCGGGGTGGCGCACGGAAACCAGCTCGCGCATATCCCGGACGCCAGTGCCAAGGGGGTGTTCCCCGGCCTGCAGCAACGGTTGTGGGAACGGTACGCCACCTCGCACCAGCGGCCCAGGCTGTTCGACGGGGCGCACGCGCCGGTGCTGGAGGAGTCGCGCGCGTTCGGCGATCTGGAGCACGTGGCGCGGCCGAAGGCCCTGCTCGGCCAGTCCATCGAGGTGGCCGAGTCGGCGCGCGGGGTCGAGCTTTCCGGCGCCCCTGGCCGCAACGTGGCGGTGCTGGGCACCACGCAGAAGGAAGCACTGTCCATCATGAACTCCGCCGCCCGGTCACTGGCCCGCCAGTACCAGCCGGGCGAGGCCCTGTTCGTGCTGTGCTGCCTGGTGGAGACCTGCGCGAACGCGGTCACCGAGCTGTCCGACCGGCTGGCCGCCGAGGGGCACAAGGTGGAACTGGTGGCCCCCGGCGAACTCTCGGCACGGGTGCACACCCTCGCCGACGATCTGTCCGCGGTAGACAGTAAGCGGATCGTGACGCTGTACGGCGTGGACGCGGCGCTGCCCGCGCTGGAGCAGAAGTCGCCCGGCCAGGCCAGCGGGCTCGACCAGCTCCGGGTGCTGCTGAAGCAGGGGCCGACCAACGGGTTGCACGTGCTCGGCTGGTGGCGCGGGGTCAGCAGGCTGAAGGACACCCTCGGCTTCACCGGCACCGACGACATCGGCGCCTGGGCCGCGCTGGACGTTCAGGGCAGCGAGCTCAGCCCGTTCTGCGCGGGGCAGGTGGTGCACTGGTCGCCACGGCCGGGCCGCGCGCTGTTCTTCGACCGCAGCACGCACAGCGCACCCGAGGTGATCATTCCCTTCCACCAACCGGATCCGGGAGGTGACGAATGA
- a CDS encoding endonuclease/exonuclease/phosphatase family protein: MTLSLVAAPSAQAEPSTGAVIAEVYGGGGNSGATLTHDFVELATVGDAEVALDGWSVQYLPAAPSERSRWQVTELTGGVRPEGRYLVRQAQGAGGSTPLPEPDASGRIAMSSRAGTVALVDGGERLTCLTAADCAADARIVDLVGYGDAVVREGSPAPGTGNTTSVARTEPADTDDNAADFTEGEPSPRNAAGETPGGEEPEPVTARIHDIQGSTRISPLDGERVTGVTGVVTATRTFGSSRGFWFQDPRPDQDPRTSEALFVYTGDAGFELSPGDAVTVSGTVKEYYPDYAEDSKYQSLTELGNAEWTVTSSGNPVPAAEVIGPDTVPEELTARPGGNIEPLELKPDTYALDFWEARESERVSVTDARVVGPSTRYNELYVTTKPEQNPSARGGTVYLGYDRPNTGILKVESLIPFAERPFPRANTGDTLSGRTAGPVEYDQYGGYTLFAGELGTVTDNGLERETTREQRSGELAVATYNLENLSAVNDQAKFDELARGIVRNLARPDIVTLEEIQDDNGPDGRGDGVVGAEETLRRLVEAIVAAGGPRYEWRQIDPRDLTDGGQPGGNIRVGFLFNPERVSFVDRPGGDASTPVEVVTEHGEPRLSVSPGRIDPADEAWENSRKPLVGEFVFGGRTVFVVANHFASKGGDEPTHGRFQPPTRSSEVQRIEQARVVRAFADELLAADPEANLVVAGDLNDYPFSPAVRTLTEGGALEALMSTLPEHERYSYIYEGNSQVLDHVLVSDAPRGVDYDVVHINAEFADQASDHDPQVVRFRPSTGNPVADALNDLLDWLERLLGRPPHRS, translated from the coding sequence ATGACCCTGAGCCTGGTCGCCGCCCCCTCGGCGCAGGCGGAGCCGAGCACCGGCGCGGTGATCGCCGAGGTCTACGGCGGTGGCGGCAACTCGGGGGCCACGCTGACCCATGACTTCGTCGAGCTGGCCACGGTCGGCGATGCCGAGGTCGCACTGGACGGCTGGAGCGTGCAGTACCTGCCGGCCGCGCCGAGCGAGCGCAGCCGGTGGCAGGTCACCGAGCTCACCGGCGGCGTCCGGCCGGAGGGTCGTTACCTGGTCCGCCAGGCCCAGGGGGCGGGCGGCTCGACTCCGCTGCCGGAACCGGATGCCAGCGGCCGGATCGCGATGAGCTCCCGGGCAGGCACCGTCGCGCTTGTCGACGGCGGCGAGCGGCTGACCTGCCTGACCGCGGCGGACTGCGCCGCGGACGCCCGCATCGTGGATCTTGTCGGTTACGGCGACGCCGTGGTCCGGGAGGGATCGCCCGCCCCGGGCACGGGCAACACCACCTCGGTCGCCCGCACCGAGCCCGCGGACACCGACGACAACGCCGCGGACTTCACCGAGGGCGAGCCGAGCCCGCGCAACGCGGCGGGGGAGACCCCGGGCGGGGAGGAACCCGAGCCGGTCACCGCCCGGATCCACGACATCCAGGGCAGCACCCGGATCTCCCCGCTGGACGGCGAGCGGGTCACCGGGGTCACCGGGGTGGTCACCGCGACCAGGACCTTCGGCTCCAGCCGCGGGTTCTGGTTCCAGGACCCGCGACCGGACCAGGACCCGCGCACCAGCGAGGCCCTGTTCGTCTACACCGGCGACGCCGGGTTCGAGCTGTCCCCCGGCGACGCGGTCACGGTGAGCGGCACGGTCAAGGAGTACTACCCGGACTACGCGGAGGACTCGAAGTACCAGTCGCTCACCGAGCTCGGTAACGCGGAGTGGACGGTGACCTCCTCGGGCAACCCGGTCCCGGCGGCGGAGGTGATCGGTCCGGACACCGTGCCGGAGGAGCTCACCGCGCGGCCGGGCGGCAACATCGAGCCGCTGGAGCTGAAGCCGGACACCTACGCGCTGGACTTCTGGGAGGCGCGGGAGAGCGAGCGGGTCAGCGTCACCGACGCGCGGGTGGTCGGGCCGAGCACGCGGTACAACGAGCTGTACGTGACCACGAAACCGGAGCAGAACCCCAGTGCCCGCGGCGGCACCGTGTACCTCGGCTACGACCGGCCGAACACCGGGATCCTCAAGGTGGAGTCGCTGATCCCGTTCGCCGAGCGGCCGTTCCCGCGGGCGAACACCGGGGACACCCTGTCCGGCCGTACCGCAGGCCCGGTCGAGTACGACCAGTACGGCGGGTACACCCTGTTCGCCGGCGAGCTCGGCACGGTGACCGACAACGGGCTGGAGCGCGAGACCACTCGCGAACAGCGCAGCGGCGAGCTCGCGGTGGCCACCTACAACCTGGAGAACCTCTCCGCGGTCAACGACCAGGCCAAGTTCGACGAACTGGCCCGCGGCATCGTGCGCAACCTGGCCAGGCCGGACATCGTCACGCTGGAGGAGATCCAGGACGACAACGGCCCGGACGGCCGGGGTGACGGCGTGGTCGGTGCGGAGGAGACGCTGCGCAGGCTGGTCGAGGCGATCGTGGCCGCGGGCGGTCCGCGGTACGAGTGGCGGCAGATCGACCCGCGGGATCTCACCGACGGTGGCCAGCCGGGTGGCAACATCCGCGTCGGCTTCCTGTTCAACCCGGAGCGTGTGTCCTTTGTGGATCGTCCAGGTGGGGACGCGAGCACGCCGGTCGAGGTGGTGACCGAGCACGGCGAGCCGCGGCTTTCGGTCTCACCGGGCCGGATCGACCCGGCCGACGAGGCGTGGGAGAACAGTCGCAAGCCGCTGGTCGGTGAGTTCGTCTTCGGCGGCCGCACGGTGTTCGTGGTGGCCAACCACTTCGCCTCCAAGGGCGGCGACGAGCCGACCCACGGCCGCTTCCAGCCGCCGACCCGGAGCTCAGAGGTGCAGCGGATCGAGCAGGCGCGGGTGGTGCGCGCCTTCGCCGACGAGCTGCTGGCGGCCGACCCGGAGGCCAACCTGGTGGTGGCCGGCGACCTGAACGACTACCCGTTCTCCCCCGCGGTGCGCACGCTGACCGAGGGCGGCGCGCTGGAAGCGCTGATGAGCACGCTGCCGGAGCACGAGCGGTACAGCTACATCTACGAGGGCAACTCGCAGGTGCTGGACCACGTGCTGGTCTCGGACGCCCCGCGCGGGGTGGACTACGACGTGGTGCACATCAACGCGGAGTTCGCCGACCAGGCCAGCGACCACGACCCGCAGGTGGTCCGCTTCCGCCCGAGCACCGGAAACCCGGTGGCGGACGCGCTGAACGACCTGCTGGACTGGCTGGAGCGACTCCTCGGCCGCCCGCCGCACCGCTCGTGA
- a CDS encoding isocitrate lyase/PEP mutase family protein produces MRPGQNLRNNVSEGGVTPLIGVFDMFSASVAAQHYDGFFVSGFGFAASYYGLPDIGFIAWPDIVNFVQRLRLAFPQHHMLVDIDDGYVDPEVACHVVEHLEAIGASGVILEDQKRPRRCGHVEGKQVLPLAEYLEKLELVLQTRRDLLVVARTDATEEAEILRRAEALAGTDADVILVDGVRSADWIAKVRAVIGDKPLLFNQIAGGKSPRLSLSELERLGVDVAIYSTPCLFAAQSAMEGALTALKDNDGRLPHGEDQVGVAESLLLLEQNISRHHPKPALVGS; encoded by the coding sequence ATGCGCCCTGGGCAGAATTTACGGAACAATGTTTCAGAAGGTGGTGTAACGCCACTTATCGGTGTGTTCGACATGTTCTCCGCGTCGGTGGCGGCGCAGCACTACGACGGGTTCTTCGTGTCCGGGTTCGGCTTCGCCGCGTCCTACTACGGCCTGCCGGACATCGGCTTCATCGCCTGGCCGGACATCGTGAACTTCGTCCAGCGGCTGCGCCTGGCCTTCCCCCAGCACCACATGCTGGTGGACATCGACGACGGCTACGTCGACCCGGAGGTGGCCTGCCACGTCGTCGAGCACCTCGAGGCGATCGGCGCCTCCGGGGTGATCCTCGAGGACCAGAAGCGACCCCGGCGCTGCGGCCATGTGGAGGGCAAGCAGGTGCTGCCCCTGGCGGAGTACCTGGAGAAGCTGGAGTTGGTGCTGCAGACCCGGCGGGATCTGCTGGTGGTGGCCCGCACGGACGCCACCGAGGAGGCCGAGATCCTGCGCAGGGCCGAGGCGCTGGCCGGGACGGACGCCGACGTCATCCTGGTCGACGGCGTGCGCAGCGCGGACTGGATCGCCAAGGTCCGCGCGGTCATCGGCGACAAGCCGCTGCTGTTCAACCAGATCGCAGGCGGGAAGTCCCCGCGGCTCTCGCTGTCCGAACTCGAGCGGCTCGGCGTGGACGTCGCGATCTACAGCACCCCCTGCCTGTTCGCCGCGCAGTCGGCGATGGAGGGGGCGCTGACCGCACTGAAGGACAACGACGGCCGGCTGCCGCACGGCGAGGACCAGGTCGGCGTCGCCGAGTCCCTGCTGCTGCTCGAGCAGAACATCAGTCGCCACCACCCGAAGCCGGCGCTCGTCGGTAGCTGA
- a CDS encoding Pls/PosA family non-ribosomal peptide synthetase: MTTVAGRDLRGLREVFEATRDARPEAVALECGASRLTYAELDVRANRLAHYLATTGVRPGGRVGIQLPRSVHAYVALLAVVKAGAVFVPIDPEAPPERVAFIAGDAALSALLCAEAPARTPHCAVLRMAEIEQLAAGFPPWRPAPEPVPDPAAYVIYTSGSTGRPKGVEVAQSGIVHFLEVATPIYRVGPGDRVYQGMTLAFDFSIEEIWPTWAVGATLVAGPEGEGRFGAGLAAFLAEQRITVLYCVPTVLATLEVELPALTTLVVGGEACPAELVRRWSRPGRRMLNTYGPTETTVTATWAELCPGRPVSIGRPLPGYRVEILDEWLRPVPDGTVGEICVGGPGVARGYLNRPELTAERFRRTGRGDRIYRTGDQGRVLPDGEIAFLGRADSEVKVRGHRVDLQEIESLLLADGAVTGAAARVLTGGIELAGYVTTASAPADLPARLRERLRRSLPGYLVPSHLEVLDTLPLLPSGKVDRGALPAPGSGRVVTGREPVHPPATPGERALAAVWAEELDLAPDRLSVTADFFADLGGHSLLATTVVGRLRAEGVAPGLSVAALYARPTIRGLAGTIEQQNGPKRTTRADRPVPRPGAVARAGLAQLAGRLVLLLLLGAPVAAVVAARGGAPDATVLWQGELVALASLLPARLVLPVLGVRLLGAGLRPGRYPLWGGTHLRVWLIGQLLALAPLRSLGGSPLLGPYLRALGATVGAGSQLGTAGVTLPSLTEIGAGAAVGYGARLETARVADGVLTLGRVRLGAGAFVGAGALLAPGSRVGAGGQLAEHSLLAAGESVPPGQRWAGSPAARADQDPVLAALDRLPPAPRWPARLLLGFAASWLAVELLVFAATVPGLLLVCRALPGGAGAGLLAALAAGPLFVLTGCLLVLAGKYAVLPRTPTGVLPARSGLGLRKYVSDKLLETSLVTTPTLYATLYTVGWLRALGARIGPRSEVSTVSHVDPDLLRLGTECFLADQAMVGPAVHHRGYLVLGHTTVDRRSFLGNAALARSGSVLGPGSLVGAHSLAPRRTPAGTSWLGSPPIRLPRRQRSEHFPEELTFRPAPFRVAGRLAIEFLRVVLPATLFAAAALGGFLALLAAGRSRGTLAAVLLAPLLVVTFGLAVVLVVVCLKWMVVGRYRPRVEPLWGTFVRRSELITGLYEAAAVPALLGGLAGTPLLPVLLRLFGARIGSRVWLASTFLTEFDLVRIGDDAAVGPASSLQTHLFEDRVMKMSDVTVAEGASVGPRSVVLYDAVVGAGANLDALSLAMKGERLEPGTEWRGIPCQAVLSETPACPWHAPVRRRSGR; encoded by the coding sequence ATGACCACGGTCGCCGGAAGGGACCTGCGCGGCCTGCGCGAGGTGTTCGAGGCCACCCGGGACGCCCGCCCGGAGGCCGTGGCACTGGAGTGCGGGGCGAGCAGGTTGACCTACGCCGAGCTGGACGTGCGCGCCAACCGCCTCGCGCACTACCTGGCCACGACCGGGGTGCGGCCGGGCGGCAGGGTCGGTATCCAGCTACCACGGTCGGTGCACGCCTACGTCGCGCTGCTGGCCGTGGTGAAGGCGGGCGCGGTCTTCGTCCCGATCGACCCGGAGGCCCCGCCCGAACGGGTGGCGTTCATCGCCGGGGACGCCGCGCTGTCCGCCCTGCTGTGCGCCGAGGCGCCTGCCCGCACCCCGCACTGCGCGGTGCTGCGGATGGCCGAGATCGAACAGCTCGCCGCGGGCTTCCCGCCCTGGCGACCGGCTCCCGAACCGGTGCCGGACCCGGCCGCCTACGTGATCTACACCTCGGGCTCGACCGGGCGGCCGAAAGGTGTGGAGGTGGCCCAGTCCGGCATCGTGCACTTCCTGGAGGTGGCGACGCCGATTTACCGGGTAGGGCCGGGGGATCGGGTCTACCAGGGTATGACGCTGGCCTTCGACTTCTCGATCGAGGAGATCTGGCCGACCTGGGCGGTGGGCGCGACGCTGGTCGCCGGCCCGGAGGGCGAGGGCCGGTTCGGCGCGGGACTCGCCGCGTTCCTCGCCGAACAGCGGATCACGGTGCTGTACTGCGTGCCGACCGTGCTGGCGACCCTCGAGGTCGAGTTGCCCGCGCTGACCACCCTCGTCGTCGGTGGGGAGGCCTGCCCCGCCGAGCTGGTACGCAGGTGGAGCCGGCCGGGTAGGCGGATGCTGAACACCTACGGCCCCACCGAGACCACGGTGACCGCGACCTGGGCGGAGCTGTGCCCGGGGCGGCCGGTCAGCATCGGCAGGCCGTTGCCCGGCTACCGGGTCGAGATCCTGGACGAGTGGCTGCGCCCGGTGCCGGACGGGACGGTCGGCGAGATCTGCGTCGGCGGGCCGGGCGTGGCCAGGGGATACCTGAACCGTCCCGAGTTGACCGCCGAACGGTTCCGCCGCACCGGCCGGGGAGACCGGATCTACCGGACCGGGGATCAGGGCCGGGTGCTGCCGGACGGGGAGATCGCCTTCCTCGGGCGGGCGGACAGCGAGGTGAAGGTCCGGGGCCACCGGGTGGACCTGCAGGAGATCGAGAGCCTGCTGCTGGCCGACGGCGCGGTGACCGGGGCCGCGGCGCGGGTGCTGACCGGCGGCATCGAGCTGGCCGGCTACGTGACCACCGCTTCCGCCCCCGCCGACCTGCCCGCCCGGTTGCGGGAGCGGTTGCGCCGGAGCCTGCCCGGATACCTGGTGCCCAGCCACCTCGAGGTGCTGGACACGCTGCCGCTGCTACCCAGCGGGAAGGTCGACCGTGGCGCGCTGCCCGCGCCCGGCTCCGGCCGGGTGGTCACCGGGCGCGAGCCGGTGCACCCGCCGGCCACGCCAGGGGAACGGGCGCTCGCCGCGGTCTGGGCCGAGGAACTGGACCTCGCACCCGACCGGTTGTCGGTGACCGCGGACTTCTTCGCCGACCTCGGTGGGCACTCCCTGCTGGCGACCACGGTGGTCGGGCGGCTGCGCGCCGAGGGCGTGGCGCCAGGACTCTCCGTCGCGGCGCTGTACGCCCGGCCCACGATTCGCGGCCTGGCAGGGACGATCGAGCAACAGAACGGTCCGAAAAGGACTACTCGGGCGGATCGCCCCGTGCCGAGACCAGGGGCCGTTGCCCGCGCCGGGCTGGCCCAACTGGCCGGGCGGCTGGTGTTGCTGCTCCTGCTCGGTGCACCGGTGGCGGCGGTGGTCGCGGCCCGGGGTGGGGCGCCCGACGCGACCGTGCTGTGGCAGGGCGAGCTGGTCGCGCTGGCGAGCCTGCTGCCGGCCAGGCTGGTGTTGCCGGTGCTCGGGGTGCGGTTGCTCGGTGCCGGGTTGCGGCCGGGCCGGTACCCGTTGTGGGGCGGTACCCACCTGCGGGTCTGGCTGATCGGGCAGTTACTCGCGCTGGCGCCGCTGCGCTCGCTCGGCGGTTCGCCGTTGCTCGGGCCGTACCTGCGGGCGCTCGGTGCCACGGTCGGCGCGGGCAGCCAGCTCGGTACAGCCGGGGTCACCCTGCCCTCGCTCACCGAGATCGGGGCGGGCGCCGCGGTCGGTTACGGCGCCCGGCTGGAGACCGCGCGGGTGGCGGACGGGGTGCTGACCCTGGGCAGGGTGCGGCTCGGCGCAGGGGCCTTCGTGGGCGCGGGAGCGTTGCTGGCGCCCGGTTCCCGGGTGGGTGCGGGCGGGCAGCTCGCCGAGCACTCGCTGCTGGCCGCCGGGGAGTCGGTGCCACCCGGCCAGCGGTGGGCCGGCTCGCCCGCCGCGCGTGCGGACCAGGACCCGGTGCTGGCCGCGCTGGACCGGCTGCCCCCCGCGCCCCGCTGGCCCGCCCGGCTGCTGCTCGGTTTCGCGGCGAGCTGGCTGGCCGTGGAGCTGCTGGTCTTCGCCGCGACCGTGCCCGGCCTGCTGCTGGTCTGCCGCGCGCTGCCCGGCGGTGCCGGTGCGGGGTTGCTCGCCGCGCTGGCCGCCGGCCCGTTGTTCGTGCTGACCGGCTGCCTGCTCGTGCTGGCCGGGAAGTACGCCGTGCTGCCGCGGACACCGACCGGGGTCCTGCCTGCGCGCTCGGGCCTGGGGTTGCGCAAGTACGTGAGTGACAAGTTGCTGGAAACCAGCCTGGTGACCACCCCGACGCTCTACGCCACCCTCTACACGGTCGGCTGGTTGCGTGCCCTCGGCGCGCGGATCGGACCGCGTTCCGAGGTGTCCACAGTGTCCCATGTGGACCCGGATCTGTTGCGCCTCGGCACGGAGTGCTTCCTCGCCGACCAGGCCATGGTGGGCCCGGCCGTCCACCACCGCGGCTACCTGGTACTCGGACACACCACAGTGGATCGACGGTCCTTCCTCGGCAATGCCGCGCTCGCGCGTTCCGGTAGCGTGCTCGGCCCCGGCTCGCTGGTCGGCGCGCACAGCCTGGCGCCGCGGCGGACGCCCGCGGGTACGTCCTGGCTCGGTTCCCCACCGATCCGGTTGCCGCGCAGGCAGCGAAGCGAGCACTTTCCCGAGGAGCTGACCTTCCGGCCGGCGCCGTTCCGGGTGGCGGGCAGGTTGGCGATCGAGTTCCTCCGGGTGGTGCTCCCTGCCACGCTGTTCGCGGCGGCCGCACTCGGCGGCTTTCTCGCGTTGCTGGCCGCCGGGCGCTCCCGGGGCACACTCGCCGCGGTGCTGCTGGCCCCGCTCCTGGTGGTGACCTTCGGGCTGGCCGTGGTGCTGGTGGTCGTATGTCTGAAGTGGATGGTCGTAGGGAGGTACCGGCCGCGGGTGGAACCGTTGTGGGGCACCTTCGTTCGCCGGAGCGAGTTGATCACCGGACTGTACGAGGCCGCGGCCGTACCCGCGCTGCTCGGCGGACTCGCCGGGACCCCGCTGCTGCCGGTGCTGCTGCGGTTGTTCGGTGCCAGGATCGGCAGCCGGGTCTGGCTGGCAAGCACCTTCCTCACCGAGTTCGATCTGGTGCGTATCGGCGATGACGCCGCGGTCGGCCCGGCGAGTTCGCTGCAGACCCACCTTTTCGAGGACCGGGTGATGAAGATGTCCGACGTCACCGTGGCGGAGGGCGCGAGCGTCGGCCCCCGCTCGGTGGTGCTCTACGACGCGGTGGTCGGTGCGGGGGCGAACCTGGACGCGCTGTCCCTCGCGATGAAGGGGGAGCGGCTGGAACCGGGTACCGAATGGCGCGGGATCCCCTGCCAGGCGGTGCTCAGCGAGACACCCGCATGTCCCTGGCATGCACCGGTTCGCCGCAGGTCGGGCAGGTGA